The window TTTAAGGGGCCTTCTGAAAGAATTTCACCTCTCTCAACATGTTCTCCTTCAAATACTGAAATGTTTCTCCACTTAGGTATTAACTCTTCATATTTTTCTTTATCAGAAACTGAAATAATCAACCTTCTCTTTCCTTTCGTTTCCTTTCCAAAACTAACTATTCCAGATATTTTAGCCATAACAGCAGAATCTTTTGGCTTTCTAGCTTCAAAAAGATCTGCAACACGAGGTAATCCACCAGTTATATCCCTAGTTTTAGAACGTTCTTTAGGTATACGAGCAATTACATCTCCTAATTCAACAATGCATCCATCTTCAAAATTAATTATAGCATCAGATGGAAGATAATACTGAGCTGGAATACCAGTACCAGATAAATAAATATCTTTATCATCATCAGAAACTAACTTAACCATCGGCTTTAAATCTCTTCCTATCATTCCTCTCTGTTTAGCATCTACAACCACAATATTAGTTATACCAGTTATTTCATCAGTTTGATGATGCATTGTTAAACCTTCTATTAAATCAACAAACTTTAATTTTCCACCAACTTCAGAAATCACTGGATGAGTATGTGGATCCCAATTTGCAATAACCTGTCCTGATTCTACCTTAACATCATCATGAACAGTCAATATAGCACCATAAGGTAATTTATAACGTTCCTTTTCTCTACCAAAAACATCGATAATAGACAACTCTCCTGACCTAGAAATAGTAATAAGATTATTATTCTTATGTTTGACTGTTCTAATATTATGAAGTCTTACAATACCAGAATTTTTTACACAAATACTATTTAAAGTAGTAGATCTAGAAGCCGCTCCACCAATATGAAAAGTACGCATTGTTAATTGCGTTCCAGGTTCTCCAATAGATTGAGCAGCTATAATACCAACAGCTTCTCCAGTATTAACTAAATGACCTCTAGCTAAATCACGACCATAACAATTCGCACAAAGACCGAATCTAGTTTCACAAGTAATAGGAGATCTAACCATAATTTGATCTATACCAAATTTATCAAGTTTTTCAACTAAAATTTCATCTAATAAAGTACCATAAGAAATATAAGGAACCTTTTTATCATCTATATAAATATCAGATGCAAGTACTCTACCTAACACTCGTTCACGTAAAGGCTCTACTATATCACCACCTTCTATTAAAGAATGCATTAAAATACCTTTTTTTGTACCACAATCTAATTCAGTTATAACTACATCTTGAGCAACATCTACTAACCTTCTTGTTAAATAACCAGAATTAGCAGTCTTTAATGCGGTATCTGCTAAACCTTTCCTTGCACCATGTGTAGATATAAAATATTGAAAAACACTAAGTCCCTCTCTAAAATTAGCAGTAATTGGTGTTTCAATTATAGAACCATCCGGAGCAGCCATTAATCCTCTCATTCCAGCAAGTTGACGAATTTGAGCAGCTGAACCTCTAGCACCAGAATCTGCCATCATAAAAATTGGATTAAAAGATTCTTGAAACAAAATACTTCCATCAGAATCCAAAATTTTTTCTTTAGCAATTTCAGATAACATAGACCTTGCTATAACTTCATTGGCTCTAGACCAAATATCAACTACTTTATTATATCTTTCTCTATTAGTAACAAGCCCAGATCTAAACTGAGATTCAATTTCACGAACTTCTTTATCAGCTTGATTAATAATAGAAACTTTATCATTAGGAATAATCATATCTTCAATTCCAATAGAAGCACCAGCTCGAGTAGCATACTTAAACCCCATATACATTAAGTTATCCGCAAACAGTACAGTTTTTTGCAATCCAAATTTACGATAACAAATATCAACTACCTTCAAAATAACTTTTTTTGTCATAGTTTTATTTATTAAACTAAAAGAAGTTCCATCAGGTAAAATATCAAAAAGAATAGACCTTCCTACAGTCGTATCTACTAATTCGTAATTATGAACATTATCATTTTTACAATAAATACGAACTTTTATTTTTGCATGAAGATCAATATAACCAGCCTCATAAAAATTTTTAACTTCCTGTATGCTAGAAAAAACTTTTCCTTCCCCTTTTGCTAAAATTCGTTCTCTTGTTAAATAATACAATCCTAACACCACATCTTGACTAGGAACAATAATAGGTTCACCATTAGCTGGTGACAAAATATTATTTGTTGACATCATTAAAACTCTAGCCTCAAGTTGAGCCTCTAAAGTTAATGGTACATGAACCGCCATTTGATCTCCATCAAAATCAGCATTATAAGCTGTACATACCAATGGATGAAGTTGAATAGCTTTTCCTTCTATTAAAACTGGTTCAAATGCCTGAATACCTAATCTATGTAAAGTAGGAGCTCTATTTAATAATATAGGATGCTCTTTAATTACTTCATCTAAAATATCCCAAACTACAGGATCCTCATTCTCAACCATTCTTTTAGCTGTCTTAATTGTACTGGCAAATCCTCGAAACTCTAATTTACTAAAAATAAATGGTTTAAATAACTCCAAAGCCATCTTCTTAGGAAGTCCACACTGATGCAAACGTAAAGTAGGACCAACAACAATAACTGATCTACCAGAATAATCTACACGCTTTCCTAATAAATTTTGTCTAAATCTTCCTTGTTTTCCTTTGATCATATCAGCTAAAGACTTTAAAGGTCGTTTATTTGAACCATTTATTGCCCTACCACGACGTCCGTTATCTAATAATGCATCAACTGCTTCTTGAAGCATTCTCCTTTCATTACGAATTATTATATCTGGAGCACTTAAATCAAGTAATCTTTTAAGTCTATTATTTCTATTAATAACTCTCCTATAAAGATCATTTAAATCTGAAGTAGCAAAACGACCACCATCCAAAGGAACTAATGGCCTTAAATCTGGAGGCAAAACAGGTAAAACATCTAAAACCATCCATTCTGGTTTATTTTTAGATTCATAAAAAGCTTCAAGTAATTTTAATCTTTTAGTTATTTTTCTTGTTTTTGTTTCAGAATTAATACTTGGCAATTCTTTTCGTAATAATTTAATTTCCTCTTCTATATCAATTTGCCGTAACAAATCACGAATAGCCTCTGCACCCATACGAGCGTCAAATTCATCTCCATACTTATCTATAGCATTCAAATATGCTTCATCATTTAAAATTTGTCCTTTTTCCAATGAAGTCATTCCAGAATCAACAACAACAAACGATTCAAAATAAAGAACTCTTTCAATATCACGCAAAGTCATATCTAATAATAATCCAATTCTTGAAGGAAGTAATTTTAAAAACCATATATGGGCAACAGGACTAGCTAACTCTATATGACCCATTCTCTCTCTTCTTACCTTAGATAAAGCAAGTTCAACTCCACATTTTTCACAAACCACTCCGCGATGTTTTAATCTCTTATATTTTCCACATAAACATTCATAATCTTTAACTGGACCAAATATTTTTGCACAAAATAAACCATCTCTTTCAGGTTTAAAAGTCCTATAATTAATTGTTTCAGGTTTCTTAACCTCACCATAAGACCAAGAACGAATTAAATCAGGAGAAGCAAGAGAAATACGAATTTTATCAAACTCTTCACCTTGATTATTCTGTTTTTTAAAAAAATTTAATAAATTATCCATTATCTCTTATACCTTAAACCATAAAATCCTAAAACTTAACAAATAAAAATATACAAAATAAAAATCATCTTAATCACTTGATAATTCAATATCAATACCTAAAGCTCTAATTTCCTTCAATAACACATTAAATGACTCAGGCATTCCAGGATCCATATAATGATTTCCATCAACAATATTTTTATATATTCTAGTTCTACCATAAACATCATCTGATTTTACTGTAAGCATCTCTTGTAAAGAATAAGCTGCACCATATGCTTCTAAAGCCCACACTTCCATTTCTCCGAAACGTTGTCCTCCAAACTGAGCTTTACCTCCTAAAGGTTGCTGTGTAACCAAACTATACGACCCAGTAGAACGAGCATGCATCTTATCATCAACTAAATGATTTAATTTTAATATATACATATAGCCAACTGTAACTGGATTATCAAAAGCTCTACCAGTTCTTCCATCATAAAGAATAACTTTTCCATTAGAAGGCAAACCAGCTAAATTTAACATATATTTAATTTCATCCTCAGTAGCTCCATCAAAAACAGGAGTAGCCATAGGCAACCCATTTCTCAAATTATTTGCTAAAATCAATATCTGATTGTCATCTAATTCATCTAAATTAATAGGTTTCCTATTATGTTTATTATATACTTGATTCAAAAAATTTCTTAAAACATCTAAAGAACAACCTTTATCAAGAAGATCAGAAATTTTTTTTCCAATAAATTTAGAAGCAAATCCAAGATGAGTTTCTAAAACTTGTCCAATATTCATTCTAGAAGGAACTCCTAGTGGATTTAATATAATATCTACAGGAGTACCATCTTCCATATATGGCATATCCTCAACTGGAACAACAATTGATATAACTCCTTTATTTCCATGTCTTCCAGCCATTTTATCTCCAGGCTGAACTCTTCGTTTTACTGCCAAATAAACTTTAACAATCTTCAATATTCCTGGAGCTAAATCATCTCCTTGTATAATTTTTTTTCTGCTTTTACAAAAACGATTCTCTATTTCTTTATCTAAAAGAGATAATTGTTTAAAAAGATTTTCAATTTGCTTATTAACCTCTAAATTATCTACTATAATATTAATCCAATTCTCTCTACTAATGCTACTTAAATGAACAGAATTAATCTCAACACCTGATTGAATTCCAGGAGCAGAAACTACTTTATTATTAATTAATAAATTATATATCCTACTATATATATTTTCTTCTCTAATCCTTTTCTCATCATTCAAATTTTTTCTAACTTTCATTAACTGCTCTTCTTCAATAATTTTCGATCTCAAATCTTTTTGCATGCCATCCCTTGTAAAAATTTGAACATCAATAACAGTCCCACTCATCCCAGATGGAACTCTTAAAGATGTATCTTTCACATCAGAAGCTTTCTCACCAAAAATTGCCCTTAATAATTTCTCTTCTGGAGTAATTTGAGATTCTCCTTTTGGAGTAACCTTCCCAACTAATATATCTCCAGCACTAACTTCTGCTCCAACATAAACTATTCCAGACTCATCTAATCTAGACAGTGCAAAATCACCAATATTAGGTATATCAGAAGTAATTTCTTCTATTCCTAATTTTGTATCACGAGCTATGCACGATAACTCTTCTATATGAATTGAAGTAAACCTATCTTCATGTACTATACGTTCAGAAATCAATATAGAATCCTCAAAATTATATCCATTCCAAGGCATAAAAGCTACCAATAAATTTTGACCCAAAGCAAGTTCACCCATATCAGTACAAGGACCATCCGCTATAATATCCCCTTTTTTAATATAATCACCTTTAAAAACAATAGGTCTTTGATTAATACAAGTATCTTGATTTGATCTAGAATATTTAACTAAATTATAAATATCTACACCTGAATCTTCTAAGGGAATTTCACTATCATCTACTCTAATAACAATACGAGAAGAATCAACCAAATCAACTATCCCACTTCTCATTGCAACGATGGAAACTCCGGAATCAGAAGCTACTATCCTTTCCATCCCTGTACCTATCAAAGGTTTTTCTGATTGTATTGTAGGAACAGCCTGTCTTTGCATATTAGAACCCATTAAAGCTCTATTTGCATCATCATGTTCCAAAAAAGGAATAAGAGAAGCCGCTACAGATACAATTTGTTTTGGTGATACATCCATATAATTTATCTTATCTCTATGAGACAACAAAAACTCATTTCTATGTCTACAAGGAACTAAATCTGAAATTATATAACCATCTTTATTAATTTCTATGTTAGACTGCGCAATATATTGATCTACTTCCTCAATTGCTGATAAATATTCAATTCTATTGGTTACATAACCATTAACAATTTTTCTACAAGGAGTTTCAATAAATCCATAATCATTAATTCTAGCATACACTGATAAAGAATTAATTAGACCAATATTCGGACCTTCTGGAGTTTCAATCGGACAAACTCTACCATAATGAGTAGTATGAACATCTCTTACTTCAAATCCAGCTCTTTCTCTGGTCAACCCCCCTGGACCTAAAGCAGAAACACGACGTTTATGTGTTATTCCAGATAACGGATTAACCTGATCCATAAATTGAGACAATTGACTAGAACCATAAAATTCTTTAATTGTAGCAGATATCGGTTTGGCATTAATTAAATCTTGAGGCATAACGTTATCAATATCTATCAATCCTAAACGCTCTCTAATCGATCTTTCTACTCTTATTAACCCTATACGAAACTGATTTTCAGTCATCTCTCCAACACTTCTTACTCTACGATTTCCTAAATGATCAATGTCATCAACCATTCCAATTCCATTTCTAATATCTATAAGAGTTTTAATAACTAATAAAATATCTTCCTTAGTTAAAGTATTTAATCCTAAATTACTTTTTTTTCCTAAACGTCGATTAAACTTCATACGGCCAACTAAGGACAAATCGTATCTATCTTCAACAAAAAAAAGATTTTTAAATAAAGATTCAGCAGACTCTTTTGTTGGTGGTTCTCCAGGTCTCATCATACGATAAATTTCAACTAATGCTTCAGACTGACTATAAGTTGTATCAATTTTTAACGTATCAGAAATATATGGTCCATGATCTAAATCATTTATATATAAAATACTAAAACTACATATATTAGATTCTATAATTTTATTTAACAAATCTATTGTTATCTCATCATTGGGCATAGCCAATATTTCATCTTTTTTAGAAACATTAACAACAACATCAGCCAAAATCTTTCCTAACAAATATTCTTTAGGAACTACTAAACATTTAATATCATACTCTTCCATAACTTTAATATGTTTATCCGTAATGCGACAACCACTTCTTATAATGATATTATCAGTTCCAGGAACCGTAATATCAAAAAATGCAATTTCTCCTTTCAACCATTTAGGCATTAAATGTATATAAAATACATTATTTTTATATTCGCAAATAATAAATTTAAAAAACTCTTTTAATATATCTTTACTATTATAGCCTAACGCCTTTAGTAACACTGTAACAGGAAATTTTCTTCTTCTATCAATTCTAACAAAAAGACAATCTTTAGGATCAAATTCAAAATCTAACCAAGAACCACGATAAGGAATAATACGAGCAGAATATAATATTTTCCCTGAAGAATGAGTTTTTCCTTTATCATGTTCAAAAATAACTCCAGGAGATCTATGAAGTTGAGACACAACGACCCTCTCTGTTCCATTAATTACGAATGTACCAACATCTGTCATTAATGGTATATCTCCCATAAAAACATCTTGCTCTCTAATATCTTTAATATTTTTATTATTATTATTAGAAATATCTTTATCAAATATAATCAATCTTATCCGTACTCTTAAAGGTGAAGAATAAGTTAATCCGCGAGATTTACACTCATAAACATTAAAATTAGGTTCACCTAACTTATAACTAATATATTCTAATCTTATATTTCCTGAATAACTATCAATCGGAAACACTGATAAAAAAGCAGCATGTAAACCTGTATTTTTTAATTGATCAACAGATTTATCCATTTGTAAAAAATCTTTATAAGATTTTATCTGAATATCAAGTAAATGAGGAATATCCAACATATCAAATTGCTTTGCAAAACTCTTTCTAAATCTTTTTTTTTCAGAATAAGAATATTTAACTTTATTTTCTTCTTTCGAAAATAAAAAACCAAAATTTTTGGATTCCATCATATAAAAACACCTCTTAAAAATACAAAATATAAAATATTCAAATATAAATCAAATAAACTATTAATACAAAATAACACTACTTTATTTCGACAGAAGCTCCAACATCTTCTAATTTTTGTTTAATATCTAAAGATTCATCGTTAGATAAATTATTCTTTACAACAACAGGAATTTTTTCTACCAAATCTTTAGCTTCTCTTAAACCAAGACCTGTAATTTCCCTAATAACTTTAATAACAGAAATTTTATTAGATCCAAAACTAGTCATAACAACATCAAACATAGTTTTTTTCTCTACAACTTCAGTTTTTCCTTCTTCTTTTAATCTGTCTGATACAGAAACTATAGAAGAAGAAGAAATATCAAATTTCTTTTCCATAGCATGAATTAAATCCATTACATCCATTACAGACATATTAGATATTGCTTCAAGAATTTCATCTTTTGATATTGTCATATTTAATTCTCCTTGCTAAAAACAAACATAAAATATAAAATTTATTAATAGTTGACTAAAAATATTATTTTTTTTATTTGGTTATAATACTGCGTTTTTTTACGTCTTTTACTAAATATAAAATTTTAAATAATCTTAATAAAATTAAATAAAATACCTTTAAAATTCTATTAATAGGAGCTTTTATTAAATGTAAAAAACTAATAATTGCTTCTTTATAACTAGGAAGGTTTGCAAAAAAATCTAATTTTTCACAACCATAAACCAATCCATTAACCATAAATAATTTAATTTTAATTTTTCCAAATTTTTTAATTAATTCTGTCAATAATGCGGCTACATCTTTATATGATGTTTTTGAATAAATAAAACAAGTAGAATTTACCAAACTAAAATTTAAATTACTTAAATTCATTTCTTGAAATGATCTATACAATAAAGTATTACGAACCACACGTACATAAACCTTAGTATTACGTGCTTTATATCGTAATTCATTCATTTGATTCGAATTTAAGCTATAAAAATCTATTAAAGCAATTGAAAAAACTTCAGAAAAAACTTTAACAATTTCTTTAACAATATCTTTCTTTTTATCTAAAGTTAATAACATAAATTTTAATCTCCAAAAAACTTAAAAAAACACCTCTAATTTGATATTAACCAAATTTTAAAAAAATTAATTTATACTTAAAATATTTAAATATTTATTTAATTAAAGTACTAATATCAATAGATAAACTAGGACCCATAGTAGTTGATAAAAATATTTTTTTAAAAAAATTACCTTTGACTGATATAGGTTTATTTTTCTTTAAATCAAATATTAACACATTAATATTCTCTAATAACTTTTTACAAGAAAAAGTAATTTTTCCAATTTTACAATGAATTATACCATATTTATCAGTCTTATAATAAACCTGTCCAGACTTTGCATTCAAAACTGCTTTACTTACATCATTAGTAATAGTACCCATTTTAATATTTGGCATTAACCCCCTTGGACCTAATATCTTGCCTAATCTTTTAACTAAATTCATTGAATCCGGAGTAGAAATAACAATATCAAAATTTAAATTTCCATTTTTTATTTCTTTAAACAAATCCTCAAATCCAGATAAATCAGCACCTGCATTTTCAGCTTCAATCAATTTATCCCCTTGAGCAAAAACAGCAACACGAAATATTTTTCCTAAACCATTAGGCATATATATCGATGATTTAATAAAATGCTCAGGATTTTTAATATCTATATTTAAATTAATAGATAAATCTACGCTCTCTTCAAATTTTTTACTTGAAAATTTCTTAAGAAACTCAATAGCATCGTCTATTTTATATAAAGAATTATAGTTAATCAATCTATTAATATCTTTTCTTTTTCTACTTATCTTTGTCATAATAAATTTTATGAATCTTTCCTATCACTCAATTTAAATTCTTCTCTATATCTATTCCCATACTTTTTGCTGTTCCTTTTATACAATTAATAGCAGATTGTAAATTAGATGCTGTCAAATCATTCATTTTTATAATAGCTATCTTTTTAAGTTGAATATAACTTAAACTTCCAACTTTCCTACTATTAGATAAATCAGAACCTTTATCTATACCTAATTCTTCTTTAATAAGAATTGACACAGGGGGAGATTTGATCATATAATCAAAACTGCGATCGGAATAAACCTTAATTACAACAGGAACAATTAACCCCAATTTCATACTTTTAGTAGATTCATTAAATTTCTTACAAAATTCAACAATGTTAACCCTATGCTGACCTAAAGCAGGACCAACAGGAGGAGCAGGAGTCGCTTTTCCAGCAGGTATTTGCAACTTAACTATTGATTCAATATTTTTAAGCATTACAATATTTTCCATTAATTAAAAATTAAACATACAAAAAAACATAAAATTCTAATAAAATAACAAAAAATACTTTTAACATTAACCAAAATAAAAAATTAAATCTCTTTAAAATCTACTAATCAAATAGTATAATACTTTTATTAAAAAAAATAAATTTATATTGCAAAAAACTCGATTTAAGTTTTTTCAACTTGACTAAATTCTAAATCTACAGGTGTAGATCTTCCAAATATTAAAACAGCAACCCTCAAACGACTTTTTTCGTAATTAACCTCTTCCACTACCCCATTAAAATCAATAAAAGGACCATCTTTTATACGAATAAGCTCACCAGATTCAAATAATACTTTTGGCTTAGGTTTGCTAACTCCATCTTCTATACGTTGTAAAACTACCTCAACCTCTTTATCAGAAATTGGAGTTGGCCATTTTTCTATTCCTACTCTAGAATTTCTTGTTCCACCAATAAACCCTAAAACTCTAGGAATTTCACGAATAACATTTCTCGTCTTATCTTCCATAATCATATAAACCAACACATATCCAGGAAAAAATTTGCGTGTACTTCTTCTTTTTTTTCCAAATCGCATCTCAACAACTTCTTCAGAAGGAACTACAACATTACTTATTTTATCCTCCAAACAAAATTGTTTTATTTTAGATTTTATTTCCCTCATTACTAATCTTTCAAACCCAGAATATACATGTACTACATACCATTTTTTAATATTTTCACTATTTTTCACTATATTTTCATCAACCCAAATATATTAACTTAGAAACTAACCAAATAATTATAGAATCTATAAACCAAAAAAATAAAGCAGCAAAAAAAATAATAACAATAACAACTAATACTAACTTAAATGTTTCTGATCTGTTCGGCCATACAACTTTGTATAATTCAATTTTTGCTTCTTTAATAAACTTAAAAAATAACCTTCCCTGAATAGAAGAAATACATACTAAAATAGTATAAAATAAACTTAAAAAACCTATCATTAATTTAATATAAAATGCATAATTTACATAAATTGCATAAAAAAACATTATATTTATAATAAAACAAAAAAACCATAATAAAACTCTTATATTTCTTTTAAATAATTTATTTAAATATTTCACCATACTCTCAAATAACTAAAATACAGGTCAGGAGGGAATCGAACCCACAACCCACGGTTTTGGAGACCGTTACTCTTCCTATTTGAGCTACTGACCTATTCACAAACATAAAATTTTTTATTAAAAAAATAAACTATATAATTAAATAACCAATTTTCATATTGTAAAAACAAATAATACCCCTATATTATAACATAATAAATAATTATACTTATAATTTTACTATTATTTGTTCTAAAAATTTCTAAAAATATATAAATTTAAAATTATAAAAATATCATAAATAAAATTTATGTTTAATTCACAATATTAATATGAATATACTTATCCTTATATTTTGTTAAATATAAATATTTAACATTAATAAATTTTATAAAATATAAATAATTAAAATTTTACTATTTCATAATACATATCAAATCAAAATATAAAAATAAAATTCAACTTTAATAAAACATATACTGAATTCTTAAAAAAAAACAAAATATATGCCCACAACTGGACTCGAACCAACGACCTCTTCCATACCAAGGAAGCGCTCTACCACTAAGCTATGTGGGCAAAATGGTAATAAACAAAAGCGGGCGATGGGAATCGAACCCACATTATTAGCTTGGAAGGCTAAGATTCTACCATTGAATTACGCCCGCAAAAATACATTTTTATAATATAAAAATTTTTAATATTATATTTTCTATCTAAATAGAAATTATAAAACTAAATATGGAGGAGGAAGGATTCGAACCTTCGAAGACATTAAGTCGTCAGATTTACAGTCTGATCCCTTTAACCACTCGGGAACCCCTCCAAAAATATTCAAAAGCAATTAAAATTTGTATAATTTATAATTAAAATTCCTATTTATTAAAAAATAAGATAAATAACATTTTAAAAAAAATAATAAATGAATTAAAACTATAATGCTGACACCAGGAATTGAACCTGGAACCTACTGATTACAAATCAGTTGCTCTGCCAATTAAGCTATATCAGCATAACAAAAAATATAAAAATATTATACTTTATTCTAACATAAAATTTTATTTTAAACATCACAATTTTTATTAATTATTTATAAACTTTTCACAAAAAAATAAAATTCACTTTTTATAAATTTAACTTAACTAAAAAATATTAAACTTTAAAAACTCCAATCAACAAAATATTATCAACATTATAATGACTATTAATATATACAAACTATACAAA is drawn from Candidatus Legionella polyplacis and contains these coding sequences:
- the rpoC gene encoding DNA-directed RNA polymerase subunit beta', whose amino-acid sequence is MDNLLNFFKKQNNQGEEFDKIRISLASPDLIRSWSYGEVKKPETINYRTFKPERDGLFCAKIFGPVKDYECLCGKYKRLKHRGVVCEKCGVELALSKVRRERMGHIELASPVAHIWFLKLLPSRIGLLLDMTLRDIERVLYFESFVVVDSGMTSLEKGQILNDEAYLNAIDKYGDEFDARMGAEAIRDLLRQIDIEEEIKLLRKELPSINSETKTRKITKRLKLLEAFYESKNKPEWMVLDVLPVLPPDLRPLVPLDGGRFATSDLNDLYRRVINRNNRLKRLLDLSAPDIIIRNERRMLQEAVDALLDNGRRGRAINGSNKRPLKSLADMIKGKQGRFRQNLLGKRVDYSGRSVIVVGPTLRLHQCGLPKKMALELFKPFIFSKLEFRGFASTIKTAKRMVENEDPVVWDILDEVIKEHPILLNRAPTLHRLGIQAFEPVLIEGKAIQLHPLVCTAYNADFDGDQMAVHVPLTLEAQLEARVLMMSTNNILSPANGEPIIVPSQDVVLGLYYLTRERILAKGEGKVFSSIQEVKNFYEAGYIDLHAKIKVRIYCKNDNVHNYELVDTTVGRSILFDILPDGTSFSLINKTMTKKVILKVVDICYRKFGLQKTVLFADNLMYMGFKYATRAGASIGIEDMIIPNDKVSIINQADKEVREIESQFRSGLVTNRERYNKVVDIWSRANEVIARSMLSEIAKEKILDSDGSILFQESFNPIFMMADSGARGSAAQIRQLAGMRGLMAAPDGSIIETPITANFREGLSVFQYFISTHGARKGLADTALKTANSGYLTRRLVDVAQDVVITELDCGTKKGILMHSLIEGGDIVEPLRERVLGRVLASDIYIDDKKVPYISYGTLLDEILVEKLDKFGIDQIMVRSPITCETRFGLCANCYGRDLARGHLVNTGEAVGIIAAQSIGEPGTQLTMRTFHIGGAASRSTTLNSICVKNSGIVRLHNIRTVKHKNNNLITISRSGELSIIDVFGREKERYKLPYGAILTVHDDVKVESGQVIANWDPHTHPVISEVGGKLKFVDLIEGLTMHHQTDEITGITNIVVVDAKQRGMIGRDLKPMVKLVSDDDKDIYLSGTGIPAQYYLPSDAIINFEDGCIVELGDVIARIPKERSKTRDITGGLPRVADLFEARKPKDSAVMAKISGIVSFGKETKGKRRLIISVSDKEKYEELIPKWRNISVFEGEHVERGEILSEGPLNPHDILSLLGIGALSNYIVNEVQDVYRLQGVKINDKHIETIIRQMLRKRVITFVGDSKFLLGEHVEEGILLEENDRLTLDNKQIAKGVPILLGITKASLSTESFISAASFQETTRVLTEAAVSGKTDELRGLKENVMVGRLIPAGTGYTYHKLRKKRKNKVKLFCDKENNMITSHKVDRDSNKVFDMDDRIMS
- the rpoB gene encoding DNA-directed RNA polymerase subunit beta; amino-acid sequence: MESKNFGFLFSKEENKVKYSYSEKKRFRKSFAKQFDMLDIPHLLDIQIKSYKDFLQMDKSVDQLKNTGLHAAFLSVFPIDSYSGNIRLEYISYKLGEPNFNVYECKSRGLTYSSPLRVRIRLIIFDKDISNNNNKNIKDIREQDVFMGDIPLMTDVGTFVINGTERVVVSQLHRSPGVIFEHDKGKTHSSGKILYSARIIPYRGSWLDFEFDPKDCLFVRIDRRRKFPVTVLLKALGYNSKDILKEFFKFIICEYKNNVFYIHLMPKWLKGEIAFFDITVPGTDNIIIRSGCRITDKHIKVMEEYDIKCLVVPKEYLLGKILADVVVNVSKKDEILAMPNDEITIDLLNKIIESNICSFSILYINDLDHGPYISDTLKIDTTYSQSEALVEIYRMMRPGEPPTKESAESLFKNLFFVEDRYDLSLVGRMKFNRRLGKKSNLGLNTLTKEDILLVIKTLIDIRNGIGMVDDIDHLGNRRVRSVGEMTENQFRIGLIRVERSIRERLGLIDIDNVMPQDLINAKPISATIKEFYGSSQLSQFMDQVNPLSGITHKRRVSALGPGGLTRERAGFEVRDVHTTHYGRVCPIETPEGPNIGLINSLSVYARINDYGFIETPCRKIVNGYVTNRIEYLSAIEEVDQYIAQSNIEINKDGYIISDLVPCRHRNEFLLSHRDKINYMDVSPKQIVSVAASLIPFLEHDDANRALMGSNMQRQAVPTIQSEKPLIGTGMERIVASDSGVSIVAMRSGIVDLVDSSRIVIRVDDSEIPLEDSGVDIYNLVKYSRSNQDTCINQRPIVFKGDYIKKGDIIADGPCTDMGELALGQNLLVAFMPWNGYNFEDSILISERIVHEDRFTSIHIEELSCIARDTKLGIEEITSDIPNIGDFALSRLDESGIVYVGAEVSAGDILVGKVTPKGESQITPEEKLLRAIFGEKASDVKDTSLRVPSGMSGTVIDVQIFTRDGMQKDLRSKIIEEEQLMKVRKNLNDEKRIREENIYSRIYNLLINNKVVSAPGIQSGVEINSVHLSSISRENWINIIVDNLEVNKQIENLFKQLSLLDKEIENRFCKSRKKIIQGDDLAPGILKIVKVYLAVKRRVQPGDKMAGRHGNKGVISIVVPVEDMPYMEDGTPVDIILNPLGVPSRMNIGQVLETHLGFASKFIGKKISDLLDKGCSLDVLRNFLNQVYNKHNRKPINLDELDDNQILILANNLRNGLPMATPVFDGATEDEIKYMLNLAGLPSNGKVILYDGRTGRAFDNPVTVGYMYILKLNHLVDDKMHARSTGSYSLVTQQPLGGKAQFGGQRFGEMEVWALEAYGAAYSLQEMLTVKSDDVYGRTRIYKNIVDGNHYMDPGMPESFNVLLKEIRALGIDIELSSD
- the rplL gene encoding 50S ribosomal protein L7/L12, translated to MTISKDEILEAISNMSVMDVMDLIHAMEKKFDISSSSIVSVSDRLKEEGKTEVVEKKTMFDVVMTSFGSNKISVIKVIREITGLGLREAKDLVEKIPVVVKNNLSNDESLDIKQKLEDVGASVEIK
- the rplJ gene encoding 50S ribosomal protein L10 — protein: MLLTLDKKKDIVKEIVKVFSEVFSIALIDFYSLNSNQMNELRYKARNTKVYVRVVRNTLLYRSFQEMNLSNLNFSLVNSTCFIYSKTSYKDVAALLTELIKKFGKIKIKLFMVNGLVYGCEKLDFFANLPSYKEAIISFLHLIKAPINRILKVFYLILLRLFKILYLVKDVKKRSIITK